CTCTTTGGCCCGAACGGCGCGGGCAAAACCACCCTGCTGCGCCTGCTGGGTGGGCTGCTCAAGCCCACCACCGGGACCACCCGTCTGCATGGCCAGCCGCTCCCCGGTGAGGCCGAAACACGGCGACTGGTCGGACTGATCTCACATCACGCCATGCTGTACCCGGCGCTCTCCGTGCGCGAGAACGTGCGTTTTGCCGCCGAGTGTCAGGGTGTGATCGACGCCGACGACGCCACAACGCGTGTGCTGACCCAGCTGCGCGTGCTCGATCGCGCCGACACCGCGGTCCGCTATCTCAGTCGCGGCTTGCAGCAGCGCGTGTCGATCGCGCGCGCGCTGGTGCATGGGCCGCAACTGGTGCTGCTGGACGAACCGTACACGGGACTCGACGAAACCGGCGCCCAAGCGCTCACCGATGCCTTGGGGGCGCTCAAGGCGAATGGCGCCACGTTGGTGCTGGTGACGCACAACCTGAGCGAAGGGCTCGCGCTCGCCACCCACTCGGCCATCATGCAGAGCGGTAAGTTCGTGGATGAGCAGCTCGTGTCGTCGTCCGGCATCGACGTGCCGGGCTACCAGGCGAAATATCGCGCCCTCGTACACGAGGGGCTGGCGTGAGCGGGGGGCACACGGGTGCAACCCACAAGGCACCGTCGTATCTGGCCGACGCCTGGCGAATCGCCCGAAAAGACCTGCTGATCGAGTTCCGGACTCGGAGCGCGTTTCTGGCGGCGACAGTGTTCGCCGTGCTGGCGGTCGTGATTTTCCGTTTCACATGGGACCCCACGGCGATTCCGGCCATGGATCTCGCGCCGGGTGTGCTGTGGGTGATCTTCACCTTTTCTGGACTGCTGGGGCTCAACCGCTCGTTCGGGCTGGAACTCGCCGAACGGGCTTACGACGGCCTGCTCGCGTCGCAGGTGTCGCGCGAGGCCATCTTTACCGGGAAGGTGATCGCGAACTTCGTCTTCGTGATGTGCGTTCAAGCGTTGGCGCTTCCCGCCGTGGCGCTCTTCTTCGATCTTTCGGTCGGTCCGTCGTGGGGGATCATCGTGGGCATCGTGCTGCTCGCGTCCCTCGGGTTGTCGGCGGTCGGTACGTTGTTCGCGGCGATCGCCTCGAACACGCGACTGGCTGAGTTGTTGTTGCCGATGATGACGCTGCCGTTCTTTGTGCCGCTGGTGATTCCGGCAGCGCAGGCCACCGCGGTGGTGTTGCGGGGGCAGCCGATCGCCGAGGGTATGGCGTGGCTCAAGGTGTTGCTCGCGTTCGATCTCGTGTTTGTCTCAGCCTGTATCGTGGTGTTTCCGTTCACCATCGAGGAGTAGGTATGTCGTCGGTGTCGTCTGCTGCCCCGCGTCCGGCCACGTTGCCGGAGCCGAAGGGATTCGATGCGTTTCTCGCGATCGCGATCGTCGCGGTGATCGCGGCGTGTGCGCGCGCGCTCTTCTTCACGCCCATCGATGCGATGCTCGGCGCGGCACAGAAGATCTTCTATGTGCATGTGCCGGCGGCGATCATCGGTCTGTACTTCGCCTGCGGCCTGCTGTTCATCAGCAGCATCATGTATTTGTGGATCAAAGACGAGCGCCTCGATCGCTTAGCCGAGTCATCGGCTGAAGTGGGTCTCGTGTTTATGGGCATCGTACTGGTGACAGGCCCGGTCTGGGCGCGCACGAGCTGGGGCACCTGGTGGGTGTGGGAAGCGCGCATCACAAGCACGCTGTTCCTGTGGTTGCTGGTCGTGGGCTATCTCGTGCTGCGCAGCGGCGTGGAGTCGATCGAGGTGCGCGCGCGGTTGTCGGCGGTGATGGGCACGTTGGCCGCGTTGCTGGTGCCGTTTATTCACCTCACCGTGAAGCTGTTCCGCGGCATGCACCCGGAGCCCGTCGTGCTGGCGCCGGAGAAGCCCAAGATGCCGCCCGAGATGCTCATGTCGTTCGGCCTGTCGATGGCCGCGTTCCTGCTGCTGTTCTTCGCGCTGCTTCGACTTCGCTTTCGGTGGGCGACGCTGCGTGACGCACGCGCGGCCATGGAGGCGGCGTGATCGTGCATGGCAGCGCGCTGCTGTCCTCGGCGCCGATGTTGACCGTTGCCACCGTACAGGACACGGCCGGAAAGGTGGCCTATGTGCCCAAGGTGGGCGGGCCGCCTGATAGCAGTGGGTACATGTGGGCGGGCTACGCCATTGTTGCGGTGACCTACGGCGGATACATCGTGCTGTTGCTTCGCCGCATGGCGCGGGCGAAGCGCGGACGTTGATCAACAGGTGATCGGCCGATGATCATGGTGGCACGCGCACCCGAGCCGCGGCCGCTCGAGGGCGTGCGCATCGCGGTCACGCGTGCCGGTGAGCGTGGGTCGCCGTTGGCCCAGGCGCTGCGGGCCAAGGGGGCCACGGTGTACGAGGTGCCGCTCACCCGCATCGAGACACTGGACCTCACACCGTTGCACGATGCCGTGCGGCGATTGGTCGAATTCGACTGGGTGTTGCTCACCAGCGTGAACGCCGTCGAGCATCTGGCCCGCGTGGTGACCGACCGAGGCGCCGAAGCGGCCATGGCCACGCGGCGCCTGGCCGTGGTCGGTACCGCGACTGCCGCCGCCGCCGAACAGTGTGGCTGGCGTACGCCCACGGTTCAGCCCGAGAACGCGCAGGCGGTCGGGATGCTCGATGCCATGGCATCGCGATCGGACATCGAGGGCGCCCGCATGCTGTACCCGTGCGCCGCGGCCGCTCGCGACGTGCTGCCCGACGGCCTGCGGGCGTTAGGGGCGCTGGTCGAGGGCGTGCCGGCCTATCGCACGGCCCCCGATGCCGACGGTCAGGCCCGCGTCCGCGAGTTGGTCAAGTCCGGAGAGA
This region of Gemmatimonas groenlandica genomic DNA includes:
- a CDS encoding heme exporter protein CcmB, with the translated sequence MSGGHTGATHKAPSYLADAWRIARKDLLIEFRTRSAFLAATVFAVLAVVIFRFTWDPTAIPAMDLAPGVLWVIFTFSGLLGLNRSFGLELAERAYDGLLASQVSREAIFTGKVIANFVFVMCVQALALPAVALFFDLSVGPSWGIIVGIVLLASLGLSAVGTLFAAIASNTRLAELLLPMMTLPFFVPLVIPAAQATAVVLRGQPIAEGMAWLKVLLAFDLVFVSACIVVFPFTIEE
- a CDS encoding ABC transporter ATP-binding protein; amino-acid sequence: MQSPHETGATGVASANAAGPALTAEALVRAFGGRRAVNGVSLTLQEGACLALFGPNGAGKTTLLRLLGGLLKPTTGTTRLHGQPLPGEAETRRLVGLISHHAMLYPALSVRENVRFAAECQGVIDADDATTRVLTQLRVLDRADTAVRYLSRGLQQRVSIARALVHGPQLVLLDEPYTGLDETGAQALTDALGALKANGATLVLVTHNLSEGLALATHSAIMQSGKFVDEQLVSSSGIDVPGYQAKYRALVHEGLA
- a CDS encoding uroporphyrinogen-III synthase, which translates into the protein MIMVARAPEPRPLEGVRIAVTRAGERGSPLAQALRAKGATVYEVPLTRIETLDLTPLHDAVRRLVEFDWVLLTSVNAVEHLARVVTDRGAEAAMATRRLAVVGTATAAAAEQCGWRTPTVQPENAQAVGMLDAMASRSDIEGARMLYPCAAAARDVLPDGLRALGALVEGVPAYRTAPDADGQARVRELVKSGEIDLVTVAAPSAVDALLDALPAEHAGRLPVACIGPVTARAAKVAGFPVKVESGAATMEGWVISIVKACGK
- a CDS encoding cytochrome c biogenesis protein, which translates into the protein MSSVSSAAPRPATLPEPKGFDAFLAIAIVAVIAACARALFFTPIDAMLGAAQKIFYVHVPAAIIGLYFACGLLFISSIMYLWIKDERLDRLAESSAEVGLVFMGIVLVTGPVWARTSWGTWWVWEARITSTLFLWLLVVGYLVLRSGVESIEVRARLSAVMGTLAALLVPFIHLTVKLFRGMHPEPVVLAPEKPKMPPEMLMSFGLSMAAFLLLFFALLRLRFRWATLRDARAAMEAA